Proteins encoded in a region of the Amia ocellicauda isolate fAmiCal2 chromosome 19, fAmiCal2.hap1, whole genome shotgun sequence genome:
- the ptger3 gene encoding prostaglandin E2 receptor EP3 subtype, whose protein sequence is MRCDHVCGSPSCATMISTDCDPVVPWPNASEEAMWEPNISQSRREANASQNAACRSVSVVFPITMMITGMVGNALALLLVYSSYRKRENKRKKSFLLCIGSLALTDLVGQLLTSPIVISVYRADLKWERIDASGNLCSFFGVCMTVFGLCPLFLASAMAVERALAITSPHWYSNNMKTSLTKLALCVIWGGVLLFAVLPLLGVGHYTLQWPGTWCFISTGDRNISGNVFFSTTFAVLGILSLLVTFSCNVVTIKSLVSRCKAKTASSQSGRQWERLTAETVIQLMGIMCVLFTCWSPLLVMMLKMISTHTSSHQCQPEADRLLPSRYPAEIQVDCNFYLTAIRLASLNQILDPWVYLLLREILLRKFCQVANAVSNCSIDGQKGTQSAADGLNKQNIDASLIQKQ, encoded by the exons ATGAGATGCGACCATGTGTGCGGGTCCCCGTCCTGCGCAACCATGATCTCTACCGACTGCGACCCTGTTGTCCCCTGGCCCAACGCGTCGGAGGAGGCAATGTGGGAGCCCAACATCTCCCAGTCTAGGCGTGAAGCCAACGCGTCCCAGAATGCCGCTTGCAGGTCGGTGTCGGTGGTGTTCCCCATCACCATGATGATCACGGGCATGGTGGGCAACGCGTTGGCGCTCCTGCTGGTCTACAGCTCCTATCGGAAGAGGGAGAACAAGAGGAAGAAGTCGTTCTTGCTGTGCATAGGATCCCTGGCGTTGACCGACCTGGTTGGGCAACTCCTGACCAGCCCCATTGTGATCTCCGTGTACAGGGCCGATCTCAAGTGGGAGCGCATCGACGCCTCCGGGAACCTGTGCTCCTTCTTCGGGGTGTGCATGACCGTGTTCGGGCTCTGTCCACTCTTCCTGGCCAGTGCCATGGCTGTGGAAAGGGCGTTGGCCATCACCAGTCCCCACTGGTACTCCAACAATATGAAAACCAGTCTGACCAAACTGGCGTTGTGTGTGATCTGGGGCGGCGTGCTCCTGTTTGCTGTCCTGCCTCTGTTGGGAGTTGGGCATTACACCTTGCAGTGGCCGGGGACTTGGTGCTTCATCAGCACTGGGGACAGAAACATCTCCGGCAACGTTTTCTTTTCCACCACATTTGCGGTGCTGGGCATCTTATCCTTGCTGGTGACTTTCTCCTGCAATGTGGTGACCATCAAGTCCCTGGTGAGCCGCTGTAAGGCCAAGACAGCCTCGTCCCAGTCGGGCAGGCAGTGGGAGAGGCTGACGGCGGAGACGGTCATCCAGCTGATGGGCATCATGTGTGTGCTTTTCACCTGCTGGTCCCCTTTACTG GTCATGATGCTGAAAATGATCTCGACACACACCTCTTCCCACCAGTGCCAACCAGAAGCTGACAGGCTATTACCCAGTCGATATCCAGCAGAAATCCAGGTGGATTGCAATTTCTATCTCACCGCCATACGTCTGGCCTCCCTCAACCAGATTCTGGATCCTTGGGTTTACTTACTGTTGAGGGAAATACTTCTCCGGAAGTTCTGTCAGGTGGCCAATGCTGTCTCTAACTGCTCCATCGATGGACAGAAAGGGACTCAGAGTGCTGCTGATGGACTGAACAAGCAAAACATTGACGCCAGCCTCATACAAAAGCAGTGA
- the zranb2 gene encoding zinc finger Ran-binding domain-containing protein 2: METKMSGKSFRVSDGDWICPDKKCGNVNFARRTNCNRCGREKTTEAKMMKAGGTEIGKTLAEKSRGLFSANDWQCKTCGNVNWARRSECNMCNTPKYAKLEERTGYGGGFNERENVEYIEREESDGEYDEFGRKKKKYRGKSGSATSLLKDNEKKVVAEENDEDEEDEDEEGGDLSKYKLDDDDDDEEEDDEGADLSKYDLDASDEEAAKPVAKKTSGSGSSRSRSSSRSSRSSSRSRSRSRSRSSSSSRSRTRSSSRDRARSRRSRSRSSSRSRKGSTSPRKRSRSSSSSSSPERAKKRSRSRSSSSGERKKRRSRSRSSERRRGSSSGSSHSGSQSSSSKKK, from the exons ATGGAGACCAAGATGTCGGGAAAGAGTTTTCGTGTGAGCGACGGGGACTGGATTTGTCCCGATAAAAA GTGTGGGAATGTAAACTTCGCTAGAAGGACAAACTGCAACAGATGTGGCAGGG AAAAAACTACTGAAGCTAAGATGATGAAAGCTGGGGGGACAGAAATTGGCAAGACTCTTGCTGAAAAGAGTCGAGGCCTCTTCAGTGCCAATGACTGGCAGTGCAAGAC CTGCGGTAATGTGAACTGGGCCCGAAGGTCCGAGTGTAATATGTGCAACACTCCCAAATACGCAAAGCTGGAAGAAAGAACAG GATATGGAGGAGGAtttaatgagagagagaatgtggaATATATTGAGCGTGAAGAATCTGATGGAGAATACGATGAG TTTGGccgtaaaaagaaaaaataccgTGGGAAGAGTGGCAGTGCTACGTCCCTCCTGAAGGACAACGAGAAGAAAGTGGTTGCAGAGGAGAATGACGAGGATGAGGAAGATGAAGATGAGGAGGGTGGTGATCTTTCCAAATACAAACTTGAT gatgacgacgacgatgaagAGGAAGATGACGAAGGAGCTGATCTCTCCAAGTACGACCTGGACGCCAGTGACGAAGAAGCTGCAAAGCCAGTGGCTAAAAAGACCAGCGGCTCGGGCTCGTCCCGTTCACGCTCGTCCTCTCGCTCCTCTCGCTCCAGCTCGCGGTCCAGGTCCAG GTCCCGCTCACGAAGTTCCTCAAGCTCCAGATCAAGGACTCGCTCGAGCTCCCGAGATCGTGCGCGCTCACGCAGGTCGAGATCCAG ATCCAGCTCCAGGTCTCGTAAGGGGTCTACGTCTCCGAGGAAAAGGTCTCGATCGAgctcgtcttcctcctcccctgAGAGAGCCAAGAAGAGGAGCCGCTCACGATCTTCCTCCTCTggcgagagaaaaaaaagacgtTCGAGGTCTCGATCGTCAGAAAG ACGCCGCGGATCATCCTCTGGCTCCTCCCACTCCGGCTCCCAGTCGTCAAGTTCCAAAAAGAAATAA